One Myxococcota bacterium DNA segment encodes these proteins:
- a CDS encoding NAD-dependent epimerase/dehydratase family protein, with protein sequence MSHVSKERILVTGISGAMGQLIARELAPNFDVIGVDKRPFPNKPPDVELMHLDLRRKSAFAALKKKVPKAIVHIGVIRNPSKHREGSDAYHFNLETTSQLLKLAEDLGVRKFIFLSSANLYGPSARSAGFLQEDAALHGADRSPEIRDLIALDMMIQSFFWKMPQIETVILRPVHIIGAELNNAPSQYYRLKAVPTLLGYDPMIQLVHASDVARVFTLALQSSTRGIFNIIGDGAAPLSRMISALDKINIPMPEIALRTFLKFGFRYRFSPYPPGELDHLKYTCMVDGRRAERELGYLPEYNLMESLMTLKLQDRPS encoded by the coding sequence ATGAGTCACGTCTCCAAAGAGCGCATTTTGGTCACCGGCATCTCGGGCGCTATGGGCCAGCTAATTGCCCGAGAACTCGCACCTAATTTTGATGTCATCGGGGTCGATAAAAGGCCGTTTCCCAATAAGCCGCCTGACGTTGAGCTGATGCATCTGGACCTTAGACGCAAATCTGCCTTCGCTGCACTTAAGAAAAAGGTGCCGAAAGCAATTGTCCATATTGGCGTGATTCGAAATCCATCTAAGCATCGCGAAGGATCGGATGCCTATCATTTTAATTTGGAAACCACTTCGCAGCTACTGAAACTGGCAGAAGATTTGGGGGTAAGAAAATTTATTTTTCTTTCAAGTGCCAATCTATATGGGCCATCGGCCAGATCTGCCGGCTTTCTTCAGGAAGACGCCGCTTTGCATGGCGCGGACAGAAGCCCTGAAATACGCGATCTCATAGCGTTGGACATGATGATTCAATCATTCTTTTGGAAAATGCCGCAAATTGAGACAGTGATCCTGCGGCCAGTTCACATCATTGGCGCAGAGCTGAACAACGCGCCAAGCCAATATTATCGCCTGAAGGCCGTACCAACATTGCTTGGCTATGACCCCATGATACAGTTGGTGCATGCCAGCGATGTCGCTCGGGTTTTTACTCTGGCTCTGCAAAGTAGCACGCGCGGAATCTTTAACATTATTGGCGATGGCGCGGCGCCCCTTTCACGCATGATTTCGGCCCTCGACAAAATCAATATACCCATGCCTGAAATCGCGCTCAGAACATTTTTAAAATTTGGCTTTCGGTACCGATTTTCGCCTTACCCTCCAGGCGAGCTGGACCATCTGAAATACACCTGCATGGTCGATGG